Proteins from a genomic interval of Diaminobutyricimonas aerilata:
- a CDS encoding amidohydrolase family protein: MRVDAHVHLWDLEHGEYSWLTADLAPIDRTFRLDELEPQLDAVGVDRVVLVQAADTTADTDAMLAVAARNPRVAGVVGWVDLLDPEDVDSALDERTAHPAFVGVRHLIHDEPDADWLARPEVRRSLERLAAHGLSFDVVGVLPRHLEHALAIARDLPELHVVIDHLGTPPAARDDDGAWSRVMGELAGEPNVAVKLSGLTTIGAAPALRPFVDFALERFGAHRMLYGGDWPVSTLATDYADTFATLISLIDGLSDDERDAALGGTARRVYRLS; the protein is encoded by the coding sequence ATGAGGGTCGACGCCCACGTCCATCTGTGGGACCTCGAGCACGGCGAGTACTCGTGGCTGACCGCCGACCTGGCCCCGATCGACCGCACGTTCCGCCTCGACGAGCTCGAACCGCAGCTCGATGCGGTCGGCGTCGACCGGGTGGTGCTCGTGCAGGCGGCCGACACGACGGCCGACACCGACGCGATGCTCGCGGTGGCCGCGCGCAACCCCCGAGTGGCAGGCGTCGTCGGCTGGGTGGACCTGCTCGACCCGGAAGACGTCGACTCCGCCCTCGACGAGCGCACCGCGCATCCGGCGTTCGTCGGCGTGCGCCACCTCATCCACGACGAGCCCGACGCCGACTGGCTCGCGCGCCCTGAGGTGCGACGCAGCCTCGAACGACTCGCCGCGCACGGGCTGAGCTTCGACGTCGTCGGCGTGCTTCCGCGGCACCTCGAACACGCGCTCGCCATCGCCCGCGACCTGCCCGAGCTGCACGTGGTGATCGACCACCTCGGCACCCCCCCGGCCGCCCGCGACGACGACGGCGCCTGGTCGCGTGTCATGGGCGAGCTCGCCGGCGAACCGAACGTCGCCGTCAAACTGTCGGGGCTCACGACCATCGGCGCTGCCCCGGCGCTGCGCCCCTTCGTCGACTTCGCGCTCGAGCGGTTCGGGGCCCACCGGATGCTGTACGGCGGCGACTGGCCGGTCTCGACCCTCGCCACCGACTACGCCGACACCTTCGCGACGCTGATCTCGCTCATCGACGGCCTGTCGGACGACGAACGCGACGCCGCACTGGGCGGCACCGCCCGACGCGTCTACCGCCTGAGCTGA
- a CDS encoding GntR family transcriptional regulator: MSTEDRSRYLPARRALADEVYDAVLGLLMDQVIEPGSRASIDGIARQLDVSPTPVREALARLESEGLVIKKALKGYTAAPLLDAEGLRQLFEMRGLLEPAAARLATPRLPQDALEELQRIFDAMHARGESERSADERYQDYRDFAERDAQFHALIARHAGNDLLSDAILRLRSHMHIYRLYFTHGLTKETSDEHEAVLVAIQNGDGDAAATAMLAHIERSYARMAASISEPAPDAS; this comes from the coding sequence ATGAGCACCGAGGATCGTTCTCGATACCTCCCGGCGCGCCGCGCGCTCGCCGACGAGGTGTACGACGCCGTGCTCGGACTGCTCATGGACCAGGTGATCGAGCCCGGGTCCCGGGCGAGCATCGACGGCATCGCCCGTCAGCTCGACGTGTCGCCCACGCCCGTGCGCGAGGCGCTCGCCCGACTCGAGTCCGAGGGTCTGGTCATCAAGAAGGCGCTCAAGGGGTACACCGCGGCGCCGCTGCTCGACGCGGAGGGACTGCGGCAGCTCTTCGAGATGCGCGGACTGCTCGAGCCGGCCGCGGCCCGCCTCGCGACACCGCGACTGCCGCAGGACGCGCTCGAGGAACTGCAGCGCATCTTCGACGCGATGCACGCGCGCGGCGAATCGGAGCGCTCGGCCGACGAGCGTTACCAGGACTACCGCGACTTCGCCGAGCGGGACGCGCAGTTCCATGCGCTCATCGCCCGCCACGCGGGCAACGACCTGCTGAGCGACGCCATCCTGCGCCTGCGTTCGCACATGCACATCTACCGGTTGTACTTCACCCACGGTCTCACCAAGGAGACCTCCGACGAGCACGAGGCGGTGCTCGTCGCCATCCAGAACGGCGACGGCGACGCGGCCGCGACCGCGATGCTCGCCCACATCGAGCGCTCCTACGCGCGGATGGCGGCGAGCATCTCCGAGCCCGCACCCGACGCCTCCTGA